In Melopsittacus undulatus isolate bMelUnd1 chromosome 6, bMelUnd1.mat.Z, whole genome shotgun sequence, the following proteins share a genomic window:
- the GPR174 gene encoding probable G-protein coupled receptor 174 encodes MTNSSTCTETDLKPYYAVTYTFILIPGLIGNTLALWVFYGYMKETKRAVIFMINLAIADLSQVLSLPLRIFYYLTGTWEFGGGLCMFCFYLKYVNMYASIYFLVCISVRRYLFLMHPFKFSDCKRICDVYISIIGWVVVCVGCLPFPLLRLQQDAKNTCFVDLPVKEVDLPISIVMMTIGELVGFVTPLLIILYCSWKTVLSLKERNSASHDLGEKKKALKMILTCALVFLICFAPYHISFPLDFFVKTKRIENGCVQKVISVFHAVALCLASLNSCVDPVIYYFTTDEFRRRLSRQDLQDSIQLHNLSYARKHSRDVLRKDTMDY; translated from the coding sequence ATGACAAACAGTTCGACCTGCACTGAAACAGACCTCAAGCCCTACTATGCGGTTACATACACTTTCATCCTGATCCCTGGACTAATAGGAAACACATTAGCTTTGTGGGTCTTTTATGGGTACATGAAAGAGACTAAAAGGGCTGTCATATTTATGATCAATTTAGCCATTGCTGACTTATCACAGGTTTTGTCCTTGCCCCTGAGGATTTTCTATTACTTGACTGGGACATGGGAATTTGGAGGAGGTCTCTGCATGTTTTGCTTCTATCTGAAGTACGTCAACATGTATGCAAGCATCTATTTCTTGGTTTGCATCAGTGTAAGACGATATCTGTTTCTTATGCACCCATTCAAATTCAGTGACTGCAAACGCATCTGTGATGTGTATATCAGCATCATTGGGTGGGTCGTGGTCTGTGTTGGCTGTTTGCCTTTCCCACTTCTCAGACTCCAGCAGGATGCTAAAAACACGTGTTTTGTGGATCTCCCTGTAAAGGAAGTTGACCTTCCCATCTCCATTGTAATGATGACGATAGGAGAATTGGTGGGGTTTGTAACACCCCTACTCATCATCCTATACTGCTCATGGAAGACTGTCTTATCACTAAAAGAAAGGAATTCTGCTTCACATGACCTcggagagaagaaaaaggctttaaaaatgaTCCTTACCTGTGCACTGGTATTTCTGATCTGCTTTGCACCTTATCATATCAGCTTTCCATTAGATTTCTTTGTCAAAACCAAAAGGATTGAAAACGGATGCGTGCAGAAGGTGATCTCGGTGTTTCACGCTGTAGCTTTGTGCCTTGCCAGCTTGAACTCCTGTGTGGACCCAGTCATCTACTACTTTACTACAGATGAGTTCAGGAGACGCCTTTCCAGGCAGGATCTGCAAGACAGCATTCAGCTCCACAACCTCAGTTACGCAAGGAAGCACTCGAGAGATGTGCTCAGGAAGGACACCATGGACTACTAG